In Candidatus Bathyarchaeota archaeon, one DNA window encodes the following:
- a CDS encoding class I SAM-dependent methyltransferase codes for MTNPAISKPDYGNWVSRRLIYIFTMLGLILLPVAIPFWVLTIPSIVCFAVAAYFAYARYLFSPKGANVQNQVWNLLIDSLEWDGKGKALDIGCGNGVITIKLAKKFSEATVEGIDFWGDRWEYSKTDCELNAKAEGVSNRVTFQKASASKLPFEDDYFDAAVSNLCFHEVSDSKDKVAVIREALRVVKKGGVFAFQDLFLLKQIYGSPETLVGTVKSWGITKVEFIQTRNEPFIPFALKLPFMLGKISILKGKK; via the coding sequence ATGACTAATCCCGCTATCAGTAAACCAGATTATGGAAATTGGGTTTCAAGACGACTCATTTACATCTTTACAATGCTGGGGCTTATTCTTTTACCCGTAGCTATCCCATTTTGGGTGCTCACCATTCCCTCAATAGTCTGCTTTGCTGTGGCAGCATACTTTGCCTATGCCCGATACCTATTTTCACCTAAAGGCGCAAACGTTCAAAACCAAGTCTGGAACCTGCTAATTGATAGTCTTGAATGGGACGGCAAAGGAAAAGCATTGGATATAGGTTGCGGAAACGGCGTCATAACTATTAAACTCGCTAAAAAATTTAGTGAGGCAACTGTTGAAGGAATTGATTTTTGGGGTGACCGTTGGGAATACTCTAAAACTGACTGCGAATTAAATGCTAAAGCTGAGGGCGTGAGCAATCGCGTGACTTTTCAGAAAGCCAGTGCATCTAAGTTGCCCTTTGAAGATGACTATTTTGATGCTGCAGTTAGTAACTTGTGTTTTCATGAAGTTTCTGACTCTAAGGATAAGGTTGCAGTAATCCGAGAGGCTTTGCGTGTAGTTAAGAAGGGCGGCGTGTTTGCTTTTCAGGACTTGTTTTTACTTAAGCAGATTTATGGCAGCCCTGAGACGCTTGTTGGAACAGTTAAAAGTTGGGGGATAACTAAAGTGGAGTTTATCCAAACCCGCAATGAACCCTTTATTCCCTTTGCGCTAAAGCTGCCTTTTATGCTTGGAAAAATCAGTATTCTTAAGGGCAAAAAATAA
- a CDS encoding acyltransferase family protein — protein MASVEKQTSTNLNIDLIRVLAIFMVILIHATTEYNPCNIMSPQGVELWWATNVYNSLSRASVPLFIMVSGYLLLQPSKLDEPLGVFLKKRWKRIGLPVIFWGAVYFAWNAYINNEPINTLYVAESILSGPYQQFWFIYLLIGLYLLTPLIRVVIAHADLKLIKYFLVIWFIGTAIVPMFKLYTPLIESINWFDSTIFTQTGLIGYFILGAYITKLKIRKPTLYLTFIGSSIITIFGTYYIVRSLGGKYWQFFYDYTSFNIIFATISLFLILYSIPLPKRFPNANKILRMISASTLGIYLIHYIPMEILQKGLIHIGDFQLKLSVTNLNPIIELPLISIVTMLICIAIIIPARKVPILRRIIA, from the coding sequence TTGGCATCGGTTGAAAAGCAAACGAGCACAAACTTAAACATTGATTTAATTCGTGTCTTAGCCATTTTTATGGTTATTTTAATTCACGCCACCACAGAATACAACCCCTGCAACATAATGTCCCCCCAGGGCGTTGAGTTATGGTGGGCTACAAACGTTTACAATTCTCTCTCGCGGGCATCTGTTCCACTTTTTATTATGGTCTCGGGTTATCTTTTGCTTCAACCAAGCAAACTTGATGAGCCCCTGGGCGTTTTCCTTAAAAAACGTTGGAAACGAATTGGCTTACCCGTCATCTTCTGGGGCGCAGTATATTTTGCATGGAATGCCTACATCAACAATGAACCCATAAACACACTCTATGTTGCAGAAAGCATATTATCTGGTCCATATCAGCAGTTTTGGTTTATTTACCTCTTAATCGGCTTGTATCTTCTCACGCCACTAATCCGTGTAGTGATCGCTCATGCAGATTTAAAATTGATAAAGTATTTTCTGGTCATCTGGTTTATCGGAACCGCAATTGTTCCAATGTTCAAACTTTACACGCCCCTTATCGAATCCATAAACTGGTTTGACAGCACAATTTTCACCCAAACAGGACTCATCGGCTACTTCATATTAGGCGCCTACATCACAAAACTCAAAATCCGCAAACCCACCTTATACTTGACTTTTATCGGCTCAAGCATCATCACCATTTTCGGAACCTACTATATCGTTAGAAGCCTTGGAGGAAAATACTGGCAATTCTTCTATGACTATACAAGCTTCAACATCATATTTGCCACAATCAGCCTGTTTCTAATTTTATACTCTATTCCCCTACCCAAAAGATTCCCCAACGCTAACAAAATACTGAGAATGATAAGTGCAAGCACACTAGGCATTTACTTAATACATTACATTCCAATGGAAATATTGCAGAAGGGACTAATACACATCGGCGACTTCCAATTAAAACTCAGCGTAACAAACCTTAATCCCATAATTGAACTACCCCTCATCAGCATAGTAACCATGCTTATATGCATAGCCATAATTATTCCAGCACGCAAAGTCCCAATCCTACGCAGAATAATAGCCTAA
- the nadA gene encoding quinolinate synthase NadA, with amino-acid sequence MDLPKKILQLKKEKKAVILAHNYQRPEIQDIADYVGDSIELSRKAMQEKDADIIVFCAVDFMAESAAILNPTKKVLLPSLGARCPMAQMLTVDEIDRAKKQYPNAPVVMYVNTLAMAKAKCDICCTSANAVEVVKSLDADTVLFGPDHNLAEYVAEQTGKRIVPIPERGFCPTHVLFQPEDVKALKMQHPDAVVMVHPECSKEMREVADYVGSTSRMCHYAKKSNAKIFIVGTEDGILHRLRKENPDKIFIMAYEGAICPNMKLTTLYRVYAALKEEKYVVKVPADVAAKARGSLERMFKVKV; translated from the coding sequence ATGGATTTACCGAAAAAAATCCTTCAACTCAAAAAAGAAAAAAAAGCAGTAATTTTGGCGCATAATTACCAACGCCCAGAAATCCAAGACATCGCAGATTACGTTGGCGACAGCATCGAACTCAGCCGCAAAGCCATGCAAGAAAAAGATGCAGACATTATTGTTTTCTGCGCTGTTGATTTTATGGCAGAGTCCGCAGCGATACTCAACCCAACCAAAAAAGTGTTGCTACCCAGCCTTGGCGCGCGTTGCCCAATGGCACAGATGCTCACAGTTGACGAAATAGATCGAGCAAAAAAACAGTACCCAAACGCGCCTGTCGTCATGTACGTGAATACGTTGGCGATGGCGAAAGCTAAATGTGATATTTGCTGCACCAGCGCAAATGCGGTTGAGGTTGTTAAATCTCTTGATGCGGACACGGTGCTTTTTGGTCCCGACCATAACTTGGCAGAGTATGTTGCTGAACAGACGGGAAAGAGGATTGTTCCAATTCCTGAGCGTGGTTTTTGCCCGACGCATGTGCTTTTCCAGCCTGAAGATGTAAAAGCCCTCAAAATGCAGCATCCTGACGCGGTTGTTATGGTTCATCCTGAATGCAGTAAAGAAATGCGTGAGGTCGCAGATTACGTAGGCAGCACCTCAAGAATGTGCCATTACGCAAAAAAATCCAACGCTAAAATCTTCATTGTTGGCACTGAAGACGGTATATTGCACCGTTTGCGTAAAGAAAACCCAGATAAAATATTCATAATGGCTTACGAAGGCGCAATCTGCCCAAACATGAAATTAACTACGCTATACAGGGTGTATGCTGCACTTAAAGAGGAAAAGTATGTGGTTAAGGTTCCAGCGGATGTGGCAGCTAAAGCGCGGGGTTCACTGGAACGTATGTTTAAAGTGAAGGTTTAA
- the nikR gene encoding nickel-responsive transcriptional regulator NikR, which translates to MSKIVRVGVTFPPDLLKEFDEITSKMGYESRSKAIQDAVRLYVSERKWLKEENSTQTGVILMIYDHDTRGLESELTDSQHHHTDLISSTLHIHLGEHDCLEAIAVKGKGSEIRHLSDELAIRRGVKILKSMIVSV; encoded by the coding sequence ATGTCAAAAATTGTTCGTGTAGGTGTAACCTTTCCGCCAGACCTTCTCAAGGAGTTCGATGAAATAACCAGCAAAATGGGGTACGAAAGCCGCAGCAAAGCAATCCAAGACGCCGTCCGACTTTATGTTTCTGAACGTAAATGGCTCAAAGAAGAAAACAGTACCCAAACAGGCGTTATCTTAATGATTTATGACCATGACACCAGAGGCTTAGAAAGCGAACTCACTGACTCTCAACATCACCACACGGACCTCATATCATCCACATTACACATTCACCTTGGCGAACATGACTGCCTAGAAGCTATCGCTGTAAAGGGTAAAGGTTCAGAAATCAGGCATCTTAGTGATGAATTAGCCATCCGTAGAGGCGTTAAAATCCTCAAATCCATGATTGTGTCAGTTTAA
- a CDS encoding NUDIX hydrolase, producing MKHYTGITTTAIIPYSNNQILLIKRNTRPFVGYWALPGGRVDPGETVEQTVIREVKEETSLNVEIVRKVGEYKEKGIKDDIDYEYYPTCFEVRVVGGKLARQESEIQEIKLFSLDALPSPLAFEHDLMLHDFLKGKNSL from the coding sequence ATGAAGCATTATACTGGAATAACCACAACCGCCATCATTCCCTACTCCAACAACCAAATCTTACTCATTAAACGCAACACGCGCCCCTTTGTTGGCTACTGGGCACTTCCTGGAGGCAGAGTTGACCCCGGCGAAACCGTGGAGCAAACAGTCATCCGTGAAGTCAAAGAAGAAACCAGCCTCAACGTAGAAATTGTCCGCAAAGTCGGTGAATACAAAGAGAAAGGCATCAAAGATGACATAGACTACGAATATTATCCCACATGCTTTGAAGTCAGAGTAGTTGGGGGCAAGTTAGCACGGCAGGAAAGCGAAATCCAAGAAATCAAGCTTTTCAGCCTTGACGCGTTGCCATCTCCCTTGGCGTTTGAGCATGACTTAATGCTTCATGATTTCCTGAAAGGCAAAAACAGTCTCTGA